A genomic segment from Nematostella vectensis chromosome 6, jaNemVect1.1, whole genome shotgun sequence encodes:
- the LOC5507355 gene encoding zinc finger CCCH domain-containing protein 13 isoform X28: MSEDLSEAARRRRERREQMRRELEESKADEDDAAARREARRREREARRKQREQEEEEPAPARSSRRRDQEEAEAAERQRQREEEEERERARRRKDEEHSSRSRFGRDQEDNAPSRRRRGKEEEEEATPPQDNEEAEEEEETIFEQMSPQKKAAILEGLAAEFRRIVEARDAKGQMVAVSAQELDELDLKVRSLRTQVRKAEETSNALQKQQKELEIKIKNNENDVKRLKKDLQAAEAENELAIKEGKKVAPTTRVAPTQKKASPDIPASTEKASKKPEIRQKVFSLERRKTQGKDRPDVKPKPKWQNLSLRKTEGPKAPLPTVEVWKSCRPDWSKDLSPTSRLRKRENVDMKSIKEASTDTSLPPRVRPRSRTADNRSTSDMSAQRKLLTADLQKSLRTKFGETPKISSETRPCAPRRRGGLEDDPDTSHTHKPDVRKFADHRRNVRLKTRHRPSTNPVRGLRKRRDVRSEL; encoded by the exons ATGTCCGAAG ATCTTAGCGAAGCTGCACGTCGAAGGAGGGAGAGAAGAGAGCAAATGAGGCGAGAACTAGAGGAGTCAAAAGCCGACGAG GATGACGCTGCTGCTAGAAGGGAGGCCCGCAGACGAGAGCGTGAGGCAAGACGCAAGCAACGAGAGCAGGAGGAGGAAGAACCTGCCCCTGCTCGGTCTAGCCGACGAAGAGATCAAG AGGAGGCTGAAGCAGCGGAGAGGCAGCGCCAGAGAG aggaggaggaagaacgTGAACGTGCACGCCGCCGCAAAG ATGAGGAGCACTCTAGCCGATCACGATTTGGCAGAG ATCAGGAGGACAATGCACCATCACGCCGTCGCCGCGGAAAAG aggaagaggaggaagCCACACCACCCCAAGATAATGAAGAGGCTGAAGAGGAAGAAGAGACCATCTTTGAACAGATGTCTCCGCAAAAGAAAG CCGCCATTCTCGAGGGCTTGGCCGCGGAGTTCCGTCGAATTGTAGAAGCCCGTGATGCGAAGGGCCAAATGGTAGCAGTCTCCGCCCAAGAACTCGACGAGCTCGACCTCAAAGTGCGATCACTTAGAACGCAAGTACGAAAGGCAGAGGAAACATCGAACGctctacaaaaacaacagaaagaGCTTGAGATCAAAATCAAGAACAATGAAAACGAC GTTAAAAGACTAAAGAAAGACTTACAAGCTGCCGAGGCAGAAAACGAACTCGCCATCAAGGAGGGAAA gaaaGTTGCCCCCACCACACGCGTCGCACCAACT CAAAAGAAAGCTTCTCCG GATATACCAGCAAGTACTGAGAAAGCTTCGAAAAAGCCGGAGATAAGACAAAAAGTTTTTTCATTGGAAAGACGAAAAACTCAAGGAAAAGACAGACCAGATGTCAAACCTAAACCGAAATGGCAAAATCTATCTTTGAGGAAGACAGAAGGGCCCAAGGCACCACTCCCGACAGTGGAGGTGTGGAAGTCATGTCGACCTGACTGGTCTAAGGATCTATCGCCTACGAGTAGACtgagaaaaagagaaaatgtgGATATGAAAAGCATTAAAGAAGCCTCG ACAGATACCAGTCTTCCTCCTAGGGTGCGACCACGATCTCGAACAGCGGATAACCGCAGTACATCAGACATGAGTGCGCAAAGAAAACTTCTCACCGCTGACCTACAGAAGTCCCTCCGAACCAAATTTGGAGAGACACCGAAGATCAGCTCTGAAACTCGACCCTGTGCCCCGAGG AGACGCGGTGGGCTTGAAGATGATCCTGACACTTCGCATACTCACAAACCCGATGTCAG GAAATTTGCTGATCACCGCCGGAACGTTAGGCTAAAAACTCGACATCGGCCAAGTACGAACCCGGTCAGGGGACTGAGAAAGAGGCGAGATGTCAGAAGcgagttgtga
- the LOC5507355 gene encoding caldesmon isoform X18 produces the protein MSEDLSEAARRRRERREQMRRELEESKADEDDAAARREARRREREARRKQREQEEEEPAPARSSRRRDQDTEETDSSSRDGSGYISSRRRREVEKEEEERKQKEKEEAEAAERQRQREEEEERERARRRKDQEDNAPSRRRRGKEEEEEATPPQDNEEAEEEEETIFEQMSPQKKAAILEGLAAEFRRIVEARDAKGQMVAVSAQELDELDLKVRSLRTQVRKAEETSNALQKQQKELEIKIKNNENDVKRLKKDLQAAEAENELAIKEGKKVAPTTRVAPTQKKASPDIPASTEKASKKPEIRQKVFSLERRKTQGKDRPDVKPKPKWQNLSLRKTEGPKAPLPTVEVWKSCRPDWSKDLSPTSRLRKRENVDMKSIKEASTDTSLPPRVRPRSRTADNRSTSDMSAQRKLLTADLQKSLRTKFGETPKISSETRPCAPRRRGGLEDDPDTSHTHKPDVRKFADHRRNVRLKTRHRPSTNPVRGLRKRRDVRSEL, from the exons ATGTCCGAAG ATCTTAGCGAAGCTGCACGTCGAAGGAGGGAGAGAAGAGAGCAAATGAGGCGAGAACTAGAGGAGTCAAAAGCCGACGAG GATGACGCTGCTGCTAGAAGGGAGGCCCGCAGACGAGAGCGTGAGGCAAGACGCAAGCAACGAGAGCAGGAGGAGGAAGAACCTGCCCCTGCTCGGTCTAGCCGACGAAGAGATCAAG ATACAGAGGAGACTGACAGCTCTTCCAGAG ATGGATCTGGGTATATTTCATCTCGTCGACGTCGTGAAGTGGAGAAAG AGGAGGAAGAAAGGAAGCAGAAGGAGAAAG AGGAGGCTGAAGCAGCGGAGAGGCAGCGCCAGAGAG aggaggaggaagaacgTGAACGTGCACGCCGCCGCAAAG ATCAGGAGGACAATGCACCATCACGCCGTCGCCGCGGAAAAG aggaagaggaggaagCCACACCACCCCAAGATAATGAAGAGGCTGAAGAGGAAGAAGAGACCATCTTTGAACAGATGTCTCCGCAAAAGAAAG CCGCCATTCTCGAGGGCTTGGCCGCGGAGTTCCGTCGAATTGTAGAAGCCCGTGATGCGAAGGGCCAAATGGTAGCAGTCTCCGCCCAAGAACTCGACGAGCTCGACCTCAAAGTGCGATCACTTAGAACGCAAGTACGAAAGGCAGAGGAAACATCGAACGctctacaaaaacaacagaaagaGCTTGAGATCAAAATCAAGAACAATGAAAACGAC GTTAAAAGACTAAAGAAAGACTTACAAGCTGCCGAGGCAGAAAACGAACTCGCCATCAAGGAGGGAAA gaaaGTTGCCCCCACCACACGCGTCGCACCAACT CAAAAGAAAGCTTCTCCG GATATACCAGCAAGTACTGAGAAAGCTTCGAAAAAGCCGGAGATAAGACAAAAAGTTTTTTCATTGGAAAGACGAAAAACTCAAGGAAAAGACAGACCAGATGTCAAACCTAAACCGAAATGGCAAAATCTATCTTTGAGGAAGACAGAAGGGCCCAAGGCACCACTCCCGACAGTGGAGGTGTGGAAGTCATGTCGACCTGACTGGTCTAAGGATCTATCGCCTACGAGTAGACtgagaaaaagagaaaatgtgGATATGAAAAGCATTAAAGAAGCCTCG ACAGATACCAGTCTTCCTCCTAGGGTGCGACCACGATCTCGAACAGCGGATAACCGCAGTACATCAGACATGAGTGCGCAAAGAAAACTTCTCACCGCTGACCTACAGAAGTCCCTCCGAACCAAATTTGGAGAGACACCGAAGATCAGCTCTGAAACTCGACCCTGTGCCCCGAGG AGACGCGGTGGGCTTGAAGATGATCCTGACACTTCGCATACTCACAAACCCGATGTCAG GAAATTTGCTGATCACCGCCGGAACGTTAGGCTAAAAACTCGACATCGGCCAAGTACGAACCCGGTCAGGGGACTGAGAAAGAGGCGAGATGTCAGAAGcgagttgtga
- the LOC5507355 gene encoding vicilin-like seed storage protein At2g18540 isoform X13 produces the protein MSEDLSEAARRRRERREQMRRELEESKADEDDAAARREARRREREARRKQREQEEEEPAPARSSRRRDQDTEETDSSSRDGSGYISSRRRREVEKEEEERKQKEKEEAEAAERQRQREEEERRRQEEEEERQREEEEEEERRRQEREEEEERERARRRKEEEEEATPPQDNEEAEEEEETIFEQMSPQKKAAILEGLAAEFRRIVEARDAKGQMVAVSAQELDELDLKVRSLRTQVRKAEETSNALQKQQKELEIKIKNNENDVKRLKKDLQAAEAENELAIKEGKKVAPTTRVAPTQKKASPDIPASTEKASKKPEIRQKVFSLERRKTQGKDRPDVKPKPKWQNLSLRKTEGPKAPLPTVEVWKSCRPDWSKDLSPTSRLRKRENVDMKSIKEASTDTSLPPRVRPRSRTADNRSTSDMSAQRKLLTADLQKSLRTKFGETPKISSETRPCAPRRRGGLEDDPDTSHTHKPDVRKFADHRRNVRLKTRHRPSTNPVRGLRKRRDVRSEL, from the exons ATGTCCGAAG ATCTTAGCGAAGCTGCACGTCGAAGGAGGGAGAGAAGAGAGCAAATGAGGCGAGAACTAGAGGAGTCAAAAGCCGACGAG GATGACGCTGCTGCTAGAAGGGAGGCCCGCAGACGAGAGCGTGAGGCAAGACGCAAGCAACGAGAGCAGGAGGAGGAAGAACCTGCCCCTGCTCGGTCTAGCCGACGAAGAGATCAAG ATACAGAGGAGACTGACAGCTCTTCCAGAG ATGGATCTGGGTATATTTCATCTCGTCGACGTCGTGAAGTGGAGAAAG AGGAGGAAGAAAGGAAGCAGAAGGAGAAAG AGGAGGCTGAAGCAGCGGAGAGGCAGCGCCAGAGAG AAGAGGAGGAGCGCCGCAGACAAGAAG AAGAGGAGGAGCGACAGCGTGAGGAAG aagaggaagaggagagGAGAAGACAAGAAAGAG aggaggaggaagaacgTGAACGTGCACGCCGCCGCAAAG aggaagaggaggaagCCACACCACCCCAAGATAATGAAGAGGCTGAAGAGGAAGAAGAGACCATCTTTGAACAGATGTCTCCGCAAAAGAAAG CCGCCATTCTCGAGGGCTTGGCCGCGGAGTTCCGTCGAATTGTAGAAGCCCGTGATGCGAAGGGCCAAATGGTAGCAGTCTCCGCCCAAGAACTCGACGAGCTCGACCTCAAAGTGCGATCACTTAGAACGCAAGTACGAAAGGCAGAGGAAACATCGAACGctctacaaaaacaacagaaagaGCTTGAGATCAAAATCAAGAACAATGAAAACGAC GTTAAAAGACTAAAGAAAGACTTACAAGCTGCCGAGGCAGAAAACGAACTCGCCATCAAGGAGGGAAA gaaaGTTGCCCCCACCACACGCGTCGCACCAACT CAAAAGAAAGCTTCTCCG GATATACCAGCAAGTACTGAGAAAGCTTCGAAAAAGCCGGAGATAAGACAAAAAGTTTTTTCATTGGAAAGACGAAAAACTCAAGGAAAAGACAGACCAGATGTCAAACCTAAACCGAAATGGCAAAATCTATCTTTGAGGAAGACAGAAGGGCCCAAGGCACCACTCCCGACAGTGGAGGTGTGGAAGTCATGTCGACCTGACTGGTCTAAGGATCTATCGCCTACGAGTAGACtgagaaaaagagaaaatgtgGATATGAAAAGCATTAAAGAAGCCTCG ACAGATACCAGTCTTCCTCCTAGGGTGCGACCACGATCTCGAACAGCGGATAACCGCAGTACATCAGACATGAGTGCGCAAAGAAAACTTCTCACCGCTGACCTACAGAAGTCCCTCCGAACCAAATTTGGAGAGACACCGAAGATCAGCTCTGAAACTCGACCCTGTGCCCCGAGG AGACGCGGTGGGCTTGAAGATGATCCTGACACTTCGCATACTCACAAACCCGATGTCAG GAAATTTGCTGATCACCGCCGGAACGTTAGGCTAAAAACTCGACATCGGCCAAGTACGAACCCGGTCAGGGGACTGAGAAAGAGGCGAGATGTCAGAAGcgagttgtga
- the LOC5507355 gene encoding vicilin-like seed storage protein At2g18540 isoform X15 produces the protein MSEDLSEAARRRRERREQMRRELEESKADEDDAAARREARRREREARRKQREQEEEEPAPARSSRRRDQDTEETDSSSRDGSGYISSRRRREVEKEEEERKQKEKEEAEAAERQRQREEEEERERARRRKDEEHSSRSRFGRDQEDNAPSRRRRGKEEEEEATPPQDNEEAEEEEETIFEQMSPQKKAAILEGLAAEFRRIVEARDAKGQMVAVSAQELDELDLKVRSLRTQVRKAEETSNALQKQQKELEIKIKNNENDVKRLKKDLQAAEAENELAIKEGKKVAPTTRVAPTQKKASPDIPASTEKASKKPEIRQKVFSLERRKTQGKDRPDVKPKPKWQNLSLRKTEGPKAPLPTVEVWKSCRPDWSKDLSPTSRLRKRENVDMKSIKEASTDTSLPPRVRPRSRTADNRSTSDMSAQRKLLTADLQKSLRTKFGETPKISSETRPCAPRRRGGLEDDPDTSHTHKPDVRKFADHRRNVRLKTRHRPSTNPVRGLRKRRDVRSEL, from the exons ATGTCCGAAG ATCTTAGCGAAGCTGCACGTCGAAGGAGGGAGAGAAGAGAGCAAATGAGGCGAGAACTAGAGGAGTCAAAAGCCGACGAG GATGACGCTGCTGCTAGAAGGGAGGCCCGCAGACGAGAGCGTGAGGCAAGACGCAAGCAACGAGAGCAGGAGGAGGAAGAACCTGCCCCTGCTCGGTCTAGCCGACGAAGAGATCAAG ATACAGAGGAGACTGACAGCTCTTCCAGAG ATGGATCTGGGTATATTTCATCTCGTCGACGTCGTGAAGTGGAGAAAG AGGAGGAAGAAAGGAAGCAGAAGGAGAAAG AGGAGGCTGAAGCAGCGGAGAGGCAGCGCCAGAGAG aggaggaggaagaacgTGAACGTGCACGCCGCCGCAAAG ATGAGGAGCACTCTAGCCGATCACGATTTGGCAGAG ATCAGGAGGACAATGCACCATCACGCCGTCGCCGCGGAAAAG aggaagaggaggaagCCACACCACCCCAAGATAATGAAGAGGCTGAAGAGGAAGAAGAGACCATCTTTGAACAGATGTCTCCGCAAAAGAAAG CCGCCATTCTCGAGGGCTTGGCCGCGGAGTTCCGTCGAATTGTAGAAGCCCGTGATGCGAAGGGCCAAATGGTAGCAGTCTCCGCCCAAGAACTCGACGAGCTCGACCTCAAAGTGCGATCACTTAGAACGCAAGTACGAAAGGCAGAGGAAACATCGAACGctctacaaaaacaacagaaagaGCTTGAGATCAAAATCAAGAACAATGAAAACGAC GTTAAAAGACTAAAGAAAGACTTACAAGCTGCCGAGGCAGAAAACGAACTCGCCATCAAGGAGGGAAA gaaaGTTGCCCCCACCACACGCGTCGCACCAACT CAAAAGAAAGCTTCTCCG GATATACCAGCAAGTACTGAGAAAGCTTCGAAAAAGCCGGAGATAAGACAAAAAGTTTTTTCATTGGAAAGACGAAAAACTCAAGGAAAAGACAGACCAGATGTCAAACCTAAACCGAAATGGCAAAATCTATCTTTGAGGAAGACAGAAGGGCCCAAGGCACCACTCCCGACAGTGGAGGTGTGGAAGTCATGTCGACCTGACTGGTCTAAGGATCTATCGCCTACGAGTAGACtgagaaaaagagaaaatgtgGATATGAAAAGCATTAAAGAAGCCTCG ACAGATACCAGTCTTCCTCCTAGGGTGCGACCACGATCTCGAACAGCGGATAACCGCAGTACATCAGACATGAGTGCGCAAAGAAAACTTCTCACCGCTGACCTACAGAAGTCCCTCCGAACCAAATTTGGAGAGACACCGAAGATCAGCTCTGAAACTCGACCCTGTGCCCCGAGG AGACGCGGTGGGCTTGAAGATGATCCTGACACTTCGCATACTCACAAACCCGATGTCAG GAAATTTGCTGATCACCGCCGGAACGTTAGGCTAAAAACTCGACATCGGCCAAGTACGAACCCGGTCAGGGGACTGAGAAAGAGGCGAGATGTCAGAAGcgagttgtga
- the LOC5507355 gene encoding vicilin-like seed storage protein At2g18540 isoform X25, producing the protein MSEDLSEAARRRRERREQMRRELEESKADEDDAAARREARRREREARRKQREQEEEEPAPARSSRRRDQDTEETDSSSRDGSGYISSRRRREVEKEEEERKQKEKEEAEAAERQRQREEEEERERARRRKEEEEEATPPQDNEEAEEEEETIFEQMSPQKKAAILEGLAAEFRRIVEARDAKGQMVAVSAQELDELDLKVRSLRTQVRKAEETSNALQKQQKELEIKIKNNENDVKRLKKDLQAAEAENELAIKEGKKVAPTTRVAPTQKKASPDIPASTEKASKKPEIRQKVFSLERRKTQGKDRPDVKPKPKWQNLSLRKTEGPKAPLPTVEVWKSCRPDWSKDLSPTSRLRKRENVDMKSIKEASTDTSLPPRVRPRSRTADNRSTSDMSAQRKLLTADLQKSLRTKFGETPKISSETRPCAPRRRGGLEDDPDTSHTHKPDVRKFADHRRNVRLKTRHRPSTNPVRGLRKRRDVRSEL; encoded by the exons ATGTCCGAAG ATCTTAGCGAAGCTGCACGTCGAAGGAGGGAGAGAAGAGAGCAAATGAGGCGAGAACTAGAGGAGTCAAAAGCCGACGAG GATGACGCTGCTGCTAGAAGGGAGGCCCGCAGACGAGAGCGTGAGGCAAGACGCAAGCAACGAGAGCAGGAGGAGGAAGAACCTGCCCCTGCTCGGTCTAGCCGACGAAGAGATCAAG ATACAGAGGAGACTGACAGCTCTTCCAGAG ATGGATCTGGGTATATTTCATCTCGTCGACGTCGTGAAGTGGAGAAAG AGGAGGAAGAAAGGAAGCAGAAGGAGAAAG AGGAGGCTGAAGCAGCGGAGAGGCAGCGCCAGAGAG aggaggaggaagaacgTGAACGTGCACGCCGCCGCAAAG aggaagaggaggaagCCACACCACCCCAAGATAATGAAGAGGCTGAAGAGGAAGAAGAGACCATCTTTGAACAGATGTCTCCGCAAAAGAAAG CCGCCATTCTCGAGGGCTTGGCCGCGGAGTTCCGTCGAATTGTAGAAGCCCGTGATGCGAAGGGCCAAATGGTAGCAGTCTCCGCCCAAGAACTCGACGAGCTCGACCTCAAAGTGCGATCACTTAGAACGCAAGTACGAAAGGCAGAGGAAACATCGAACGctctacaaaaacaacagaaagaGCTTGAGATCAAAATCAAGAACAATGAAAACGAC GTTAAAAGACTAAAGAAAGACTTACAAGCTGCCGAGGCAGAAAACGAACTCGCCATCAAGGAGGGAAA gaaaGTTGCCCCCACCACACGCGTCGCACCAACT CAAAAGAAAGCTTCTCCG GATATACCAGCAAGTACTGAGAAAGCTTCGAAAAAGCCGGAGATAAGACAAAAAGTTTTTTCATTGGAAAGACGAAAAACTCAAGGAAAAGACAGACCAGATGTCAAACCTAAACCGAAATGGCAAAATCTATCTTTGAGGAAGACAGAAGGGCCCAAGGCACCACTCCCGACAGTGGAGGTGTGGAAGTCATGTCGACCTGACTGGTCTAAGGATCTATCGCCTACGAGTAGACtgagaaaaagagaaaatgtgGATATGAAAAGCATTAAAGAAGCCTCG ACAGATACCAGTCTTCCTCCTAGGGTGCGACCACGATCTCGAACAGCGGATAACCGCAGTACATCAGACATGAGTGCGCAAAGAAAACTTCTCACCGCTGACCTACAGAAGTCCCTCCGAACCAAATTTGGAGAGACACCGAAGATCAGCTCTGAAACTCGACCCTGTGCCCCGAGG AGACGCGGTGGGCTTGAAGATGATCCTGACACTTCGCATACTCACAAACCCGATGTCAG GAAATTTGCTGATCACCGCCGGAACGTTAGGCTAAAAACTCGACATCGGCCAAGTACGAACCCGGTCAGGGGACTGAGAAAGAGGCGAGATGTCAGAAGcgagttgtga
- the LOC5507355 gene encoding troponin I isoform X22: protein MSEDLSEAARRRRERREQMRRELEESKADEDDAAARREARRREREARRKQREQEEEEPAPARSSRRRDQDTEETDSSSRDGSGYISSRRRREVEKEEEERKQKEKEEAEAAERQRQREEEERRRQEEEEERQREEEEEEEATPPQDNEEAEEEEETIFEQMSPQKKAAILEGLAAEFRRIVEARDAKGQMVAVSAQELDELDLKVRSLRTQVRKAEETSNALQKQQKELEIKIKNNENDVKRLKKDLQAAEAENELAIKEGKKVAPTTRVAPTQKKASPDIPASTEKASKKPEIRQKVFSLERRKTQGKDRPDVKPKPKWQNLSLRKTEGPKAPLPTVEVWKSCRPDWSKDLSPTSRLRKRENVDMKSIKEASTDTSLPPRVRPRSRTADNRSTSDMSAQRKLLTADLQKSLRTKFGETPKISSETRPCAPRRRGGLEDDPDTSHTHKPDVRKFADHRRNVRLKTRHRPSTNPVRGLRKRRDVRSEL, encoded by the exons ATGTCCGAAG ATCTTAGCGAAGCTGCACGTCGAAGGAGGGAGAGAAGAGAGCAAATGAGGCGAGAACTAGAGGAGTCAAAAGCCGACGAG GATGACGCTGCTGCTAGAAGGGAGGCCCGCAGACGAGAGCGTGAGGCAAGACGCAAGCAACGAGAGCAGGAGGAGGAAGAACCTGCCCCTGCTCGGTCTAGCCGACGAAGAGATCAAG ATACAGAGGAGACTGACAGCTCTTCCAGAG ATGGATCTGGGTATATTTCATCTCGTCGACGTCGTGAAGTGGAGAAAG AGGAGGAAGAAAGGAAGCAGAAGGAGAAAG AGGAGGCTGAAGCAGCGGAGAGGCAGCGCCAGAGAG AAGAGGAGGAGCGCCGCAGACAAGAAG AAGAGGAGGAGCGACAGCGTGAGGAAG aggaagaggaggaagCCACACCACCCCAAGATAATGAAGAGGCTGAAGAGGAAGAAGAGACCATCTTTGAACAGATGTCTCCGCAAAAGAAAG CCGCCATTCTCGAGGGCTTGGCCGCGGAGTTCCGTCGAATTGTAGAAGCCCGTGATGCGAAGGGCCAAATGGTAGCAGTCTCCGCCCAAGAACTCGACGAGCTCGACCTCAAAGTGCGATCACTTAGAACGCAAGTACGAAAGGCAGAGGAAACATCGAACGctctacaaaaacaacagaaagaGCTTGAGATCAAAATCAAGAACAATGAAAACGAC GTTAAAAGACTAAAGAAAGACTTACAAGCTGCCGAGGCAGAAAACGAACTCGCCATCAAGGAGGGAAA gaaaGTTGCCCCCACCACACGCGTCGCACCAACT CAAAAGAAAGCTTCTCCG GATATACCAGCAAGTACTGAGAAAGCTTCGAAAAAGCCGGAGATAAGACAAAAAGTTTTTTCATTGGAAAGACGAAAAACTCAAGGAAAAGACAGACCAGATGTCAAACCTAAACCGAAATGGCAAAATCTATCTTTGAGGAAGACAGAAGGGCCCAAGGCACCACTCCCGACAGTGGAGGTGTGGAAGTCATGTCGACCTGACTGGTCTAAGGATCTATCGCCTACGAGTAGACtgagaaaaagagaaaatgtgGATATGAAAAGCATTAAAGAAGCCTCG ACAGATACCAGTCTTCCTCCTAGGGTGCGACCACGATCTCGAACAGCGGATAACCGCAGTACATCAGACATGAGTGCGCAAAGAAAACTTCTCACCGCTGACCTACAGAAGTCCCTCCGAACCAAATTTGGAGAGACACCGAAGATCAGCTCTGAAACTCGACCCTGTGCCCCGAGG AGACGCGGTGGGCTTGAAGATGATCCTGACACTTCGCATACTCACAAACCCGATGTCAG GAAATTTGCTGATCACCGCCGGAACGTTAGGCTAAAAACTCGACATCGGCCAAGTACGAACCCGGTCAGGGGACTGAGAAAGAGGCGAGATGTCAGAAGcgagttgtga
- the LOC5507355 gene encoding trichohyalin isoform X1: MSEDLSEAARRRRERREQMRRELEESKADEDDAAARREARRREREARRKQREQEEEEPAPARSSRRRDQDTEETDSSSRDGSGYISSRRRREVEKEEEERKQKEKEEAEAAERQRQREEEERRRQEEEEERQREEEEEEERRRQEREEARRRRREQEEEEERERARRRKDEEHSSRSRFGRDQEDNAPSRRRRGKEEEEEATPPQDNEEAEEEEETIFEQMSPQKKAAILEGLAAEFRRIVEARDAKGQMVAVSAQELDELDLKVRSLRTQVRKAEETSNALQKQQKELEIKIKNNENDVKRLKKDLQAAEAENELAIKEGKKVAPTTRVAPTQKKASPDIPASTEKASKKPEIRQKVFSLERRKTQGKDRPDVKPKPKWQNLSLRKTEGPKAPLPTVEVWKSCRPDWSKDLSPTSRLRKRENVDMKSIKEASTDTSLPPRVRPRSRTADNRSTSDMSAQRKLLTADLQKSLRTKFGETPKISSETRPCAPRRRGGLEDDPDTSHTHKPDVRKFADHRRNVRLKTRHRPSTNPVRGLRKRRDVRSEL, from the exons ATGTCCGAAG ATCTTAGCGAAGCTGCACGTCGAAGGAGGGAGAGAAGAGAGCAAATGAGGCGAGAACTAGAGGAGTCAAAAGCCGACGAG GATGACGCTGCTGCTAGAAGGGAGGCCCGCAGACGAGAGCGTGAGGCAAGACGCAAGCAACGAGAGCAGGAGGAGGAAGAACCTGCCCCTGCTCGGTCTAGCCGACGAAGAGATCAAG ATACAGAGGAGACTGACAGCTCTTCCAGAG ATGGATCTGGGTATATTTCATCTCGTCGACGTCGTGAAGTGGAGAAAG AGGAGGAAGAAAGGAAGCAGAAGGAGAAAG AGGAGGCTGAAGCAGCGGAGAGGCAGCGCCAGAGAG AAGAGGAGGAGCGCCGCAGACAAGAAG AAGAGGAGGAGCGACAGCGTGAGGAAG aagaggaagaggagagGAGAAGACAAGAAAGAG AGGAAGCAAGACGCCGACGACGTGAGCAAG aggaggaggaagaacgTGAACGTGCACGCCGCCGCAAAG ATGAGGAGCACTCTAGCCGATCACGATTTGGCAGAG ATCAGGAGGACAATGCACCATCACGCCGTCGCCGCGGAAAAG aggaagaggaggaagCCACACCACCCCAAGATAATGAAGAGGCTGAAGAGGAAGAAGAGACCATCTTTGAACAGATGTCTCCGCAAAAGAAAG CCGCCATTCTCGAGGGCTTGGCCGCGGAGTTCCGTCGAATTGTAGAAGCCCGTGATGCGAAGGGCCAAATGGTAGCAGTCTCCGCCCAAGAACTCGACGAGCTCGACCTCAAAGTGCGATCACTTAGAACGCAAGTACGAAAGGCAGAGGAAACATCGAACGctctacaaaaacaacagaaagaGCTTGAGATCAAAATCAAGAACAATGAAAACGAC GTTAAAAGACTAAAGAAAGACTTACAAGCTGCCGAGGCAGAAAACGAACTCGCCATCAAGGAGGGAAA gaaaGTTGCCCCCACCACACGCGTCGCACCAACT CAAAAGAAAGCTTCTCCG GATATACCAGCAAGTACTGAGAAAGCTTCGAAAAAGCCGGAGATAAGACAAAAAGTTTTTTCATTGGAAAGACGAAAAACTCAAGGAAAAGACAGACCAGATGTCAAACCTAAACCGAAATGGCAAAATCTATCTTTGAGGAAGACAGAAGGGCCCAAGGCACCACTCCCGACAGTGGAGGTGTGGAAGTCATGTCGACCTGACTGGTCTAAGGATCTATCGCCTACGAGTAGACtgagaaaaagagaaaatgtgGATATGAAAAGCATTAAAGAAGCCTCG ACAGATACCAGTCTTCCTCCTAGGGTGCGACCACGATCTCGAACAGCGGATAACCGCAGTACATCAGACATGAGTGCGCAAAGAAAACTTCTCACCGCTGACCTACAGAAGTCCCTCCGAACCAAATTTGGAGAGACACCGAAGATCAGCTCTGAAACTCGACCCTGTGCCCCGAGG AGACGCGGTGGGCTTGAAGATGATCCTGACACTTCGCATACTCACAAACCCGATGTCAG GAAATTTGCTGATCACCGCCGGAACGTTAGGCTAAAAACTCGACATCGGCCAAGTACGAACCCGGTCAGGGGACTGAGAAAGAGGCGAGATGTCAGAAGcgagttgtga